From a single Myotis daubentonii chromosome 5, mMyoDau2.1, whole genome shotgun sequence genomic region:
- the LOC132234149 gene encoding LOW QUALITY PROTEIN: olfactory receptor-like protein OLF4 (The sequence of the model RefSeq protein was modified relative to this genomic sequence to represent the inferred CDS: deleted 1 base in 1 codon) gives MQPGNGTQISEFILLGFSEDPELQPLIFGLFLSMYLITVLGNLLIILAISSDSHLHTPMYFFLSNLSLVDICFTTTTIPKMLVNIQTQRKAITYAGCITQIYFLILFSVLDVFLLTVMAYDRFVAICHPLHYMVIMNPRLCGLLVLACWIMSVLNSLLQCLMALRLSFCENLEIPHFICELNQMIQLACSDTFLNNMVMYFAAVLLGGGPFAGILYSYSKIVSCIRGMSSAQGKYKAFSTCASHLSVVSLFYCTTLGVYLSSAAIQSSHSSEIASVMYTVVTPMLNPFIYSLRNKDIKQALKTFFVRKLQTGQLS, from the exons ATGCAACCAGGGAATGGTACACAAATTTCAGAATTTATTCTCCTGGGATTTTCAGAGGACCCAGAACTGCAGCCActcatatttgggcttttcctctccatgtacctgatcactgtgttgggaaacctgctcatcattCTGGCCATCAGCTcggactcccacctccacacgcccatgtacttcttcctctccaacctgtccttggtagacatctgtttcaccaccaccaccatcccaaaGATGCTGGTCAACATCCAAACACAGAGGAAAGCCATCACCTATGCAGGATGCATCAcacagatttattttcttatactcTTTTCAGTGTTGGATGTCTTTCTCCTGACAgtgatggcctatgaccggtttgtggccatctgccaccccctgcactacatggtcatcatgaacccccggctctgtggactgctggttctggCGTGCTGGATCATGAGTGTCCTGAATTCCTTGTTACAATGCTTAATGGCATTGAGGCTGTCCTTCTGTGAAAACTTGGAAATCCCCCACTTTATCTGTGAACTCAACCAGATGATCCAACTTGCCTGTTCTGACACCTTTCTTAATAACATGGTGATGTATTTTGCAGCTGTCCTGCTGGGTGGTGGTCCTTTTGCGGGGATCCTTTACTCATATTCTAAGATAGTGTCCTGCATACGTGGAATGTCATCAGCTCAGGGGAAGTACAAAGCATTTTCTACCTGTGCGTCTCACCTCTCggttgtctccttattttattgTACAACTCTCGGCGTGtacctcagctctgctgctaTCCAGAGCTCACATTCAAGTGAAATAGCCTCAGTGATGTACACCgtggtcacacccatgctgaacccGTTCATCTACAGTCTCAGGAACAAGGACATCAAACAGGCTCTGAAGACATTCTTTGTG AGGAAACTGCAAACAGGCCAGTTGTCCTAA